A single genomic interval of Oryza sativa Japonica Group chromosome 7, ASM3414082v1 harbors:
- the LOC4342188 gene encoding peroxidase 3, with product MAGMMSRSLCRWTAVVVVVVAAMAAGEARAQLQYGFYNTSCPGVEEVVRSELKGIFSNDTTLRAGLLRLHFHDCFVRGCDASLMLNSHNATAEKDADPNLTVRGYEAIEAVKAKVEATCPLVVSCADIMAMAARDAVYFSDGPEYEVETGRRDGNVSNMAEALTNLPPSDGNVTVMTQYFAVKNLTMKDMVVLSAAHTIGVAHCTSFSKRLYNFTGAGDQDPSLDPAFAKQLAAVCKPGNVASVEPLDALTPVKFDNGYYKSLAAHQALLGSDAGLIDDSLTGAYVRLMTNDTNLDTFFADFAVSMINMGRVGVLTGTDGQIRPTCGIYVD from the exons ATGGCAGGGATGATGAGTAGGAGTTTGTGCAGGtggacggcggtggtggtggtggtggtggcggcgatggcggccggaGAGGCGAGGGCGCAGCTGCAGTACGGGTTCTACAACACGTCGTGCCctggggtggaggaggtggtgcgGAGCGAGCTGAAGGGGATCTTCTCCAACGACACGACGCTCCGAGCCGGGCTCCTCCGGCTGcacttccacgactgcttcgtccgCGGCTGCGACGCCTCCCTGATGCTCAACTCCCACAACGCCACCGCCGAGAAGGACGCCGACCCAAACCTCACCGTGCGTGGCTACGAGGCCATCGAGGCCGTCAAGGCCAAGGTCGAGGCCACCTGCCCGCTcgtcgtctcctgcgccgacatcaTGGCCATGGCCGCGCGAGACGCCGTCTACTTc AGCGATGGCCCCGAGTACGAGGTGGAGACCGGACGGCGCGACGGCAACGTCTCCAACATGGCGGAGGCGCTCACCAACCTGCCGCCGTCCGACGGCAATGTCACCGTCATGACCCAATACTTCGCCGTCAAGAACCTCACCATGAAGGACATGGTCGTCCTCTCCG CCGCTCACACCATCGGCGTGGCGCACTGCACCTCCTTCTCCAAGCGGCTGTACAacttcaccggcgccggcgaccaggACCCGTCGCTGGACCCGGCGTTCGCCAAGCAGCTGGCGGCGGTGTGCAAGCCGGGGAACGTGGCCAGCGTGGAGCCCTTGGACGCTCTCACGCCGGTGAAGTTCGACAACGGCTACTACAAGTCGTTGGCGGCGCACCAGGCGCTGCTCGGCTCCGACGCCGGCCTCATCGACGACAGCCTCACCGGCGCCTACGTCCGCCTCATGACCAACGACACCAACCTCGACACCTTCTTCGCCGACTTCGCCGTCTCCATGATCAACATGGGCAGGGTCGGCGTCCTCACCGGCACCGACGGCCAAATCAGACCCACCTGCGGCATCTACGTCGACTGA